In one Lolium rigidum isolate FL_2022 chromosome 3, APGP_CSIRO_Lrig_0.1, whole genome shotgun sequence genomic region, the following are encoded:
- the LOC124699186 gene encoding PRA1 family protein B2-like, producing MASAAPPLLPTSVPAAAPATVLSAALDAATSIASPDPAATRAFLGRVYDSAKRSLSGARPWPELLDRAALSRPDSLSDATARLRKNLAYFRVNYAALVALSLAVALLAHPFSLAALLALLAAWCFLYLLRPTDAAPLVAFGRTFSDRETLGGLIAASVFIVFLTSVGGIIFSALALGAAIVCAHGAFRVPEDLFLDEVPDQGLGGGGATLNLLSFINGATGGRV from the coding sequence ATGGCCTCCGctgctcctcccctcctccccacctccgtcccggccgccgcccccgccaccgTCCTCTCCGCCGCTCTCGACGCCGCCACCTCCATCGCCTCCCCGGACCCGGCCGCCACGCGCGCCTTCCTGGGCCGCGTCTACGACTCCGCCAAGCGCTCCCTCTCGGGCGCCCGCCCCTGGCCGgagctcctggaccgcgccgCGCTCTCCCGCCCGGACTCCCTCTCCGACGCCACCGCGCGCCTCCGCAAGAACCTCGCCTACTTCCGCGTCAACTACGCCGCGCTCGTCGCGCTCTCCCTCGCCGTCGCGCTCCTCGCCCACCCCTtctccctcgccgccctcctcgcGCTCCTCGCCGCCTGGTGCTTCCTCTACCTGCTCCGCCCCACCGACGCCGCCCCGCTCGTCGCCTTCGGACGCACCTTCTCCGACAGGGAGACGCTCGGCGGCCTCATCGCCGCCTCCGTCTTCATCGTCTTCCTCACCTCCGTCGGCGGGATCATCTTCTCCGCGCTCGCGCTCGGCGCCGCCATCGTCTGCGCGCACGGGGCATTCCGCGTGCCAGAGGACCTCTTCCTCGACGAGGTGCCCGACCAGGGCctcggaggaggcggcgccaCCCTCAACCTGCTCTCCTTCATCAACGGCGCCACCGGAGGACGCGTCTGA